The following are from one region of the Stenotrophomonas lactitubi genome:
- the dnaX gene encoding DNA polymerase III subunit gamma/tau has translation MSYLVLARKWRPKRFAELVGQEHVVRALSNALDSGRVHHAFLFTGTRGVGKTTIARIFAKSLNCEQGTSADPCGQCAACLDIDAGRYIDLLEIDAASNTGVDDVREVIENAQYMPSRGKYKVYLIDEVHMLSKAAFNALLKTLEEPPEHVKFLLATTDPQKLPVTVLSRCLQFNLKRLDEDQIQGQMTRILAAEEIESDPTAIVQLAKAADGSLRDGLSLLDQAIAYAGGALREDVVRTMLGTVDRTQVAAMLDALAEGDGPRLLQVVAALAEFSPDWSGVLDALAEGLHRIQVQQLVPGASAAAEGLDASVFAERLRPEVVQLWYQMALNGRRDLPLAPSPRAGFEMAVLRMLAFRPAAAVPSVPRTPESSGGSAPTGTGQTGGGVAGSHEGAAPAAAAAAQGAVAVTQAAAAPVPAEATAQTPTPAPQREPDPEPEPTPEPDPTPEPEPVPVEEPGSPPPMKVQLAPEAATPKAPAEADDLPPWATDEDTARDEALAAEMATPDAAMVAPWHEPPAPAPQPVAEAVAVPERQFRAEGIPIAPAVAAVASDRSAVGSVSDLACAEDWLDLIANSGLSGPSRQLAANAAFISCQHGVLKLGLSPGFEYLRSERALAALGEVLEKSLGHALKIVVETVETEQVPAETLHQRADRQRGERQQAAEAIFMDDPEVQLLIQQHGARVVSDSIRSFDE, from the coding sequence ATGTCCTATCTCGTCCTTGCCCGCAAGTGGCGTCCGAAGCGTTTTGCCGAGCTGGTGGGCCAGGAACACGTGGTCCGTGCGCTCAGCAATGCGCTGGACAGCGGCCGGGTCCACCATGCGTTCCTGTTTACCGGTACCCGCGGCGTGGGCAAGACCACGATCGCGCGCATCTTCGCCAAATCGCTGAACTGCGAGCAGGGCACCAGTGCCGATCCCTGCGGCCAGTGTGCGGCCTGCCTGGACATCGACGCCGGTCGTTACATCGACCTGCTGGAAATCGATGCCGCGTCCAATACCGGCGTGGACGATGTGCGCGAGGTGATCGAGAACGCGCAGTACATGCCCTCGCGTGGCAAGTACAAGGTGTACCTGATCGACGAAGTGCACATGCTGTCCAAAGCCGCGTTCAATGCGCTGCTGAAGACGCTGGAAGAGCCGCCGGAACATGTGAAGTTCCTGCTGGCCACCACCGACCCGCAGAAGCTGCCGGTCACCGTGCTCAGCCGCTGCCTGCAGTTCAACCTCAAGCGCCTGGACGAAGATCAGATCCAGGGGCAGATGACCCGCATCCTCGCCGCCGAGGAGATCGAGTCTGACCCGACCGCCATCGTGCAGCTGGCCAAGGCCGCCGACGGCAGCCTGCGTGATGGCCTGTCGCTGCTCGACCAGGCCATCGCCTACGCCGGCGGTGCGCTGCGCGAGGACGTGGTGCGCACCATGCTGGGTACGGTCGACCGTACCCAGGTGGCGGCCATGCTCGATGCCTTGGCCGAGGGCGATGGCCCGCGTCTGCTGCAGGTGGTGGCGGCGCTTGCCGAGTTCTCGCCGGACTGGAGCGGCGTGCTTGATGCGCTGGCCGAGGGCCTGCACCGCATCCAGGTGCAGCAGCTGGTGCCGGGCGCGTCCGCCGCTGCCGAAGGACTGGATGCCAGCGTATTCGCCGAGCGCCTGCGCCCGGAAGTGGTCCAGCTCTGGTATCAGATGGCCTTGAACGGTCGTCGTGATCTGCCATTGGCGCCCAGCCCGCGCGCCGGCTTTGAAATGGCCGTGCTGCGCATGCTGGCGTTCCGCCCTGCGGCTGCCGTGCCGTCGGTGCCGCGTACCCCGGAATCCTCCGGTGGCAGCGCACCGACCGGTACGGGCCAGACCGGGGGCGGCGTTGCGGGCAGCCACGAAGGAGCTGCTCCGGCCGCTGCTGCTGCTGCGCAGGGAGCCGTCGCCGTCACCCAGGCCGCTGCAGCACCGGTGCCGGCGGAGGCAACCGCACAGACCCCGACCCCGGCGCCACAGCGCGAACCCGATCCTGAGCCCGAGCCGACCCCGGAACCGGATCCGACGCCTGAACCTGAACCGGTTCCGGTCGAGGAACCCGGGTCGCCGCCGCCGATGAAGGTGCAGCTGGCTCCCGAGGCGGCCACGCCCAAGGCGCCCGCCGAGGCAGACGACCTGCCGCCGTGGGCGACCGACGAGGACACCGCCCGCGATGAGGCGCTGGCCGCCGAAATGGCGACGCCCGACGCGGCCATGGTCGCCCCGTGGCACGAGCCGCCAGCGCCGGCGCCGCAGCCGGTTGCAGAGGCTGTCGCGGTGCCGGAGCGTCAGTTCCGTGCGGAGGGCATCCCGATCGCCCCGGCCGTCGCGGCTGTCGCTTCCGACCGCTCCGCGGTGGGCAGCGTCAGCGATCTGGCCTGCGCCGAGGACTGGCTCGACCTGATTGCCAACAGTGGCCTGAGCGGTCCATCGCGACAGCTTGCGGCCAATGCGGCCTTCATCAGTTGCCAGCATGGGGTCTTGAAACTGGGCCTTTCGCCCGGATTTGAATACCTGCGCTCCGAGCGCGCGCTGGCAGCGCTGGGCGAGGTGCTGGAAAAGTCCCTTGGCCACGCGCTGAAGATCGTGGTCGAAACCGTGGAAACCGAGCAGGTCCCGGCCGAGACCCTGCACCAGCGCGCCGACCGCCAGCGTGGCGAGCGGCAGCAGGCTGCCGAGGCCATTTTCATGGACGATCCGGAAGTCCAGCTGCTGATCCAGCAGCACGGCGCCCGGGTTGTTTCCGATTCCATCCGTTCTTTTGACGAGTAA
- a CDS encoding YbaB/EbfC family nucleoid-associated protein, whose product MRGNIAQLMQQAQKMQENLQKAQEEIAKIEVTGSAGGGMVSVTLTGAKECRKVRIDPSLASDPEMLEDLIAAAFNDASNKIDAESKSKMGSATAGMQLPPGMKMPF is encoded by the coding sequence ATGCGCGGCAATATCGCCCAACTGATGCAGCAGGCCCAGAAGATGCAGGAAAACCTGCAGAAGGCCCAGGAAGAAATCGCCAAGATCGAAGTGACCGGCAGCGCCGGTGGCGGCATGGTCAGCGTCACCCTGACCGGTGCCAAGGAGTGCCGCAAGGTGCGCATCGATCCGTCGCTGGCCAGCGATCCGGAAATGCTGGAAGACCTGATCGCCGCCGCCTTCAACGATGCGTCCAACAAGATCGACGCCGAGTCGAAGTCGAAGATGGGTTCGGCCACCGCCGGCATGCAGCTGCCGCCGGGCATGAAGATGCCGTTCTGA
- the recR gene encoding recombination mediator RecR, producing MSAPLLEQLIDALRVLPGVGQKTAQRMAYHLLEREREGGKRLAGTLAEAVERIGHCAQCRDFSETELCPTCANGSRERSQLCVVESPADRLAIENATGYRGVYFVLQGRLSPLDGIGPRELGLEQLEQRLAEAEVQELIIATSATVEGEATAHYLAQLARARQVRPSRLAQGLPLGGELEYVDRGTLSHAFGTRSEVRD from the coding sequence GTGTCCGCACCGCTGCTTGAACAACTGATCGATGCACTGCGGGTGTTGCCTGGCGTTGGCCAGAAGACGGCCCAGCGCATGGCCTATCACCTGCTCGAGCGCGAGCGCGAAGGTGGCAAACGCCTTGCCGGGACACTGGCAGAGGCGGTCGAACGCATCGGTCATTGTGCGCAGTGCCGCGACTTCAGCGAAACCGAGCTGTGCCCGACCTGCGCCAATGGCAGCCGCGAGCGCAGCCAGTTGTGCGTGGTGGAATCACCGGCTGACCGTCTGGCGATCGAGAATGCCACCGGCTATCGCGGCGTCTACTTCGTGCTGCAGGGGCGCCTGTCGCCGCTGGATGGCATCGGTCCGCGCGAGCTGGGTCTGGAGCAGCTGGAACAGCGTCTGGCCGAAGCGGAAGTGCAGGAGCTGATCATCGCCACCAGCGCCACTGTCGAAGGCGAAGCCACCGCGCACTACCTCGCGCAGTTGGCGCGTGCCCGCCAGGTGCGGCCGAGTCGACTGGCCCAGGGCCTGCCCCTCGGCGGTGAGCTGGAGTACGTCGATCGCGGCACGCTGTCGCACGCGTTCGGCACCCGCAGCGAAGTGCGCGACTGA
- a CDS encoding histidine triad nucleotide-binding protein: MSSETLFSKIIRREIPATIVYEDEDVLAFKDIAPQAPVHVLFIPKNEVIPTLDDLQPSQAHLIGKLALAAAEYARQEGFAQDGYRIVMNCREDAGQTVFHIHMHLLAGAPLGHFGTPGH; encoded by the coding sequence ATGAGCAGCGAAACCCTCTTCAGCAAGATCATCCGTCGCGAGATCCCGGCCACCATCGTCTATGAAGACGAGGACGTGCTGGCGTTCAAGGACATCGCGCCGCAGGCGCCGGTGCACGTGCTGTTCATTCCGAAGAACGAGGTCATTCCGACCCTGGATGACCTGCAGCCGTCGCAGGCGCACTTGATCGGCAAGCTGGCCCTGGCCGCCGCCGAGTACGCGCGGCAGGAAGGCTTCGCGCAGGACGGCTACCGCATCGTGATGAACTGCCGCGAAGATGCCGGGCAGACCGTGTTCCATATCCACATGCATCTGCTGGCTGGCGCGCCGCTGGGTCATTTCGGCACGCCGGGGCACTGA
- a CDS encoding Slp family lipoprotein — protein sequence MNTKFLLTAVAALALSACATAPKPLQGQFSLVSPRDSVATQQVGTPVRWGGRIIETKPAQGETCFQIISRPLNGSGRPNTTSSDASDGRFIACRAGFYDPAVFEAGRDVTFIGKIDGYANTRIGDYDYRLPKLAADVIYLWPEQRQVDVVPYPYGPWGPGPYGPYWGGYRGWGWW from the coding sequence ATGAATACCAAGTTCCTCCTCACCGCCGTGGCCGCCCTGGCCCTGTCGGCCTGCGCCACGGCTCCCAAGCCGCTGCAGGGACAGTTCAGCCTGGTTTCCCCGCGCGACTCGGTTGCCACCCAGCAGGTCGGCACGCCGGTGCGCTGGGGTGGCCGGATCATCGAAACCAAGCCCGCCCAGGGCGAGACCTGTTTCCAGATCATCTCGCGCCCGCTCAACGGTAGCGGCCGTCCGAACACGACCTCCTCCGATGCCAGCGACGGCCGCTTCATTGCCTGCCGTGCCGGCTTCTACGATCCGGCCGTGTTCGAAGCCGGCCGCGACGTGACCTTCATCGGCAAGATCGATGGCTACGCCAACACCCGTATTGGTGATTACGACTACCGACTGCCGAAGCTGGCGGCCGACGTGATCTACCTGTGGCCGGAGCAGCGCCAGGTCGATGTGGTGCCCTACCCCTACGGACCGTGGGGCCCGGGCCCGTATGGCCCGTACTGGGGCGGTTACCGCGGCTGGGGCTGGTGGTAG
- a CDS encoding transglutaminase family protein, with protein sequence MTEPALLLDRNSRTWTLASAALALLPLLLQLPTTLAALIAVAALVTAALSQRGMLPMPVRVLLVLGMLAAIVWQMGAVRPGRDTGCALLAAMLAIKSSELRTLRDARSLLGFALFSPFAAFLLDQGPLTTVLAVLAGISTLIALQRLAQGEGRSTPPPLSAQLRDVGRLLLIGLPLALACFWLFPRLATPLWGIPDRAVGTPGLSDTMEPDKWLDLMADDTPALRAQFFGAVPEPAQRYWRGPVLTQFDGHVWKRDRRTERLLPAVVEHGTEGWDYQIDYEPTDRRQLVALDLPTAAPEGSRLDAALSLSSDRTLSALSRWRLHSAPPLRFDASLSSYQRRAALQLPEGFNPRTATLARQWRQDAGNDDAAVVRRALAWITADFSYTLETPAAGRDPVDAFLFDYKAGYCQHFSSAFVVLMRNAGIPARVVTGFAGGTRNRIGDYWVLRRMDAHAWAEVWLPQRGWVRIDPTAAVAPERILDTLDDRLQAGADTGLQQRWLQLGQVRDWMRRGWNELVLSFDARRQQQLLQPFGLDDLQPGQLLAGFVMAALLALAWMAWLLARGERERDPLLRAWHRLGQRYARLGLGREPHEPALHWARRVNAQRPDPGLITLSQRFADARYAGTCTELAPLLRDLRRHRPTSGASP encoded by the coding sequence ATGACTGAGCCTGCCCTGCTGCTGGACCGCAACTCCCGCACGTGGACGCTGGCCAGCGCCGCACTGGCCCTGTTGCCGCTGCTGCTGCAGCTGCCCACCACGCTGGCCGCGTTGATCGCCGTGGCAGCACTGGTCACTGCAGCACTGTCGCAGCGCGGCATGCTGCCGATGCCGGTGCGCGTACTGCTGGTGCTGGGCATGCTGGCCGCCATCGTCTGGCAGATGGGGGCGGTGCGCCCGGGCCGGGATACCGGTTGTGCACTGCTGGCGGCGATGCTGGCGATCAAGTCCAGCGAGCTGCGCACCCTGCGCGATGCACGCAGCCTGCTCGGCTTTGCCCTGTTTTCACCGTTCGCTGCCTTCCTGCTCGACCAGGGGCCGCTGACCACCGTGCTCGCCGTGCTGGCCGGCATCAGCACCCTGATTGCGCTGCAGCGACTGGCACAGGGTGAAGGCCGCAGTACGCCACCCCCGCTGTCCGCGCAGCTTCGCGACGTCGGTCGGCTGCTGCTGATCGGCCTGCCGCTGGCGCTGGCCTGCTTCTGGCTGTTCCCACGATTGGCCACGCCGCTGTGGGGCATTCCCGATCGCGCCGTCGGCACACCCGGCCTGTCGGACACGATGGAGCCGGACAAGTGGCTGGATCTGATGGCCGATGACACCCCGGCCCTGCGGGCGCAGTTCTTCGGCGCGGTTCCGGAACCGGCACAGCGCTACTGGCGCGGGCCGGTACTGACGCAGTTCGATGGGCATGTCTGGAAACGCGACCGCCGTACCGAGCGTTTGCTGCCTGCAGTGGTCGAGCACGGCACGGAGGGCTGGGATTACCAGATCGACTACGAGCCCACCGACCGTCGCCAGCTGGTCGCGCTGGATCTCCCGACCGCCGCACCGGAAGGCAGCCGGCTTGATGCAGCCCTGAGCCTGAGCAGCGACCGCACCTTGTCCGCGTTGAGCCGGTGGCGCCTGCACTCGGCCCCGCCGCTGCGCTTTGATGCCAGTTTGTCGTCGTATCAGCGCCGCGCTGCGCTGCAGTTGCCGGAAGGCTTCAACCCCCGCACGGCAACCCTGGCCCGACAGTGGCGGCAGGACGCAGGAAACGATGACGCCGCCGTGGTCCGTCGCGCCCTCGCGTGGATAACCGCGGACTTCTCGTACACGCTGGAGACACCGGCCGCCGGCCGCGATCCCGTCGATGCATTCCTGTTCGACTACAAGGCCGGCTACTGCCAGCATTTCAGCTCTGCCTTCGTGGTGCTGATGCGCAATGCCGGCATTCCGGCGCGGGTGGTCACCGGGTTCGCCGGTGGCACGCGCAACCGGATCGGCGACTACTGGGTACTGCGGCGGATGGACGCCCACGCCTGGGCCGAGGTGTGGCTGCCGCAACGCGGCTGGGTGCGCATCGACCCGACAGCGGCAGTAGCACCCGAGCGCATCCTGGACACGCTCGACGATCGTCTGCAGGCCGGGGCCGATACCGGCCTACAGCAGCGCTGGCTGCAGTTGGGCCAGGTCCGCGACTGGATGCGCAGGGGCTGGAACGAACTGGTCCTGTCCTTCGACGCGCGCCGCCAGCAGCAACTGCTGCAACCGTTCGGGCTGGACGATCTGCAGCCGGGACAGCTGCTGGCCGGCTTCGTGATGGCCGCGTTGCTGGCGCTGGCGTGGATGGCGTGGCTGCTGGCCCGTGGCGAACGCGAGCGCGACCCGCTGCTGCGCGCCTGGCACCGGCTGGGGCAGCGCTATGCGCGGCTTGGGCTGGGCCGCGAACCGCACGAACCCGCCCTGCACTGGGCGCGCCGGGTCAACGCGCAACGACCCGACCCGGGCCTCATCACACTCAGCCAGCGTTTCGCTGATGCACGCTACGCTGGCACTTGTACCGAGCTCGCCCCATTATTGCGGGACCTGCGCAGGCATCGCCCGACTTCCGGAGCCTCCCCATGA
- a CDS encoding DUF58 domain-containing protein, protein MASHARRLLQLARPRTPESLPQRLDRRRIYVLPTRFGLFVACLLVAMLLGALNYNNNPALLLALLLAAAAIASAIAAHLQLSGVQIDAISAEPLPAGQPLRLRVDLSLRDPRARHGLHLQLGDSEAWLDLPAHGRGEAELEVPSERRGWLELPRIRLSTTQPLGLVRAWSWVWPEEPLLVYPLAEAKAPPLPQQGSDPLHTRAHANGEELHQLRPYRAGDPPRSIAWKHSARRDTLLVREYEKPIGIEVVLDWRALAPLGQEARIARLARWVDSAEREGRRYTLLLPMHPPIGPGQGASHHHLCLRALALLPHD, encoded by the coding sequence ATGGCATCGCATGCCCGGCGACTGTTGCAGCTGGCACGCCCACGCACGCCGGAGTCGTTGCCGCAACGGCTGGACCGACGGCGCATCTACGTGCTGCCGACCCGCTTCGGCCTGTTTGTGGCCTGCCTGCTGGTCGCGATGCTGCTGGGCGCGCTGAACTACAACAACAACCCTGCGCTGTTGCTGGCGCTGCTGCTGGCCGCGGCAGCGATCGCCAGCGCCATCGCCGCGCACCTGCAGCTGTCGGGTGTGCAGATCGACGCGATCTCCGCCGAACCGCTGCCGGCCGGGCAACCGTTGCGCCTGCGCGTGGACCTGTCGCTGCGCGACCCGCGAGCGCGCCATGGCCTGCACCTGCAGCTGGGCGACAGCGAGGCGTGGCTCGACCTGCCCGCACACGGCCGCGGTGAAGCAGAGCTGGAAGTGCCCAGCGAACGCCGTGGTTGGCTGGAACTGCCGCGTATCCGCCTGTCCACCACACAACCGCTTGGCCTGGTCAGGGCGTGGTCATGGGTGTGGCCGGAAGAACCCCTGCTGGTCTACCCGCTGGCCGAAGCGAAGGCGCCGCCGTTGCCACAGCAGGGCAGCGATCCACTGCACACCCGCGCCCACGCCAACGGCGAGGAACTGCATCAGCTGCGCCCGTATCGCGCTGGAGATCCACCGCGCAGCATTGCCTGGAAACACTCCGCGCGCCGCGACACGCTGCTGGTACGCGAATACGAGAAGCCGATAGGCATCGAAGTGGTGCTGGACTGGCGCGCGCTGGCACCGTTGGGCCAGGAGGCCCGCATCGCGCGGCTGGCACGCTGGGTGGACAGCGCCGAGCGCGAAGGCCGCCGCTACACGCTGCTGCTGCCGATGCACCCACCGATCGGCCCCGGCCAGGGTGCCAGCCACCACCATCTGTGCCTGCGCGCGCTGGCGTTGCTTCCTCATGACTGA
- a CDS encoding AAA family ATPase: protein MTASSPMPSMLTDQLRQSLRNAQDQVNALVLGKVQEVRLAFVALLSGGHLLIEDLPGLGKTTLAHALASSLGLSFQRVQFTSDLLPADVLGVSVYDAGSRQFQFHPGPVFTHVLLADEINRAPPRTQSALLEAMAEQQVTLDGQTHALPDPFFVIATQNPVDLSGTFPLPDSQLDRFLLRLAMGYPSAQAERELLRGSDRRDLIARALPQLDDTQVRALREAVGQVHVSDALVDYVQALLTRSRQHAGVRVGLSPRAGLALLRAAKAHALLLGRGHVVPEDVQTLFVAVAGHRLVGEAESSSGPALARAILQTVAVD from the coding sequence ATGACAGCTTCGTCCCCCATGCCCAGCATGCTAACCGATCAACTGCGTCAGTCCCTGCGCAACGCGCAGGACCAGGTCAATGCACTGGTGCTGGGCAAGGTGCAGGAGGTTCGACTGGCCTTTGTGGCCCTGCTCTCTGGCGGCCACCTGCTGATCGAAGACCTGCCCGGTCTCGGCAAGACCACATTGGCCCATGCCCTGGCCAGCAGCCTGGGGCTGAGCTTCCAGCGCGTGCAGTTCACCTCCGACCTGCTGCCGGCTGACGTACTCGGCGTATCGGTCTACGACGCCGGCAGCCGCCAGTTCCAGTTCCACCCCGGGCCGGTCTTCACCCACGTGCTGCTGGCCGACGAGATCAACCGGGCGCCGCCGCGCACGCAGAGCGCACTGCTGGAAGCGATGGCCGAGCAGCAGGTCACCCTCGACGGCCAAACCCATGCCCTGCCCGATCCATTCTTCGTGATCGCCACGCAGAACCCGGTGGATCTGTCAGGCACGTTCCCGCTGCCCGATTCGCAACTGGACCGTTTCCTGCTGAGGCTGGCGATGGGCTACCCCAGCGCGCAGGCGGAACGTGAGCTGCTGCGTGGCAGCGATCGTCGTGACCTGATCGCCCGCGCGCTGCCCCAGCTGGACGACACCCAGGTACGCGCACTGCGCGAGGCGGTCGGCCAGGTGCATGTCAGCGACGCGCTGGTGGACTACGTGCAGGCACTGCTGACCCGCAGCCGCCAGCACGCCGGCGTGCGCGTGGGATTGTCGCCACGCGCCGGCCTGGCCCTGCTGCGCGCGGCCAAGGCACATGCGCTGTTGCTCGGCCGTGGCCACGTGGTACCCGAAGACGTGCAGACGCTGTTCGTAGCGGTGGCTGGCCATCGCCTGGTGGGTGAAGCCGAGTCGAGCTCGGGGCCAGCGCTGGCTCGCGCGATCCTGCAGACCGTCGCGGTCGATTGA